From a region of the Alnus glutinosa chromosome 1, dhAlnGlut1.1, whole genome shotgun sequence genome:
- the LOC133852540 gene encoding flavonol synthase/flavanone 3-hydroxylase-like — MEVERVQALAFGGLKELPEQFIRPAHERPENSKAVEGVSVPVISLSQPHDVVVKEVAMACQEWGFFLVTDHGLSPSLIQRLQEVGQEFFGLPQEEKEAYANDAATGKFQGYGTKMTKNKDEKIEWIDYFFHLMAPPPKVNYAVWPQNPPAYREVTEEYAKEMLRITDNLLQLLSEGLGLEGKVLKSSLGGEAIELEMKINMYPPCPQPELALGVEPHTDMSALTVLVPNHVPGLQVSKDANWVAVDYLPNALFVHVGDQIEVMSNGKYKSVLHRSLVNKERTRMSWAVFVVPPQEATIGPLPELVDDQNPPKYSTKTYAEYRYRKFNKLPQ; from the exons atggaagtAGAGAGAGTGCAGGCCTTGGCTTTTGGCGGGCTGAAAGAGCTGCCGGAGCAGTTCATCCGGCCAGCCCACGAGCGGCCAGAGAACAGCAAGGCCGTGGAGGGGGTCAGTGTGCCTGTCATCTCACTATCTCAGCCACATGACGTGGTGGTTAAAGAAGTGGCTATGGCGTGCCAGGAGTGGGGGTTCTTCCTCGTCACCGATCACGGCCTCTCACCGTCATTGATCCAACGGCTACAAGAGGTGGGGCAGGAGTTCTTTGGGCTCCCACAAGAGGAAAAGGAGGCCTATGCAAATGACGCGGCTACTGGCAAGTTCCAAGGGTATGGGACCAAGATGACTAAGAACAAGGATGAGAAGATCGAGTGGATTGACTACTTCTTCCATTTGATGGCTCCTCCTCCTAAGGTCAATTATGCTGTTTGGCCCCAAAACCCTCCTGCTTACAG GGAAGTCACAGAAGAATATGCCAAAGAAATGTTAAGAATAACAGACAACCTATTGCAGCTGCTCTCAGAAGGGCTAGGTTTGGAAGGGAAGGTTTTGAAGTCCAGTTTAGGAGGAGAAGCTATAGAACTGgagatgaaaataaatatgtacCCACCTTGCCCGCAACCTGAACTGGCTCTTGGGGTTGAACCTCATACCGACATGTCTGCGCTTACGGTACTTGTCCCCAACCACGTTCCAGGCCTTCAAGTCTCCAAAGACGCTAATTGGGTCGCTGTCGATTACTTGCCAAATGCTCTTTTCGTCCATGTTGGTGATCAGATTGAG GTGATGAGCAACGGGAAGTACAAGAGTGTTCTTCACAGGAGTTTGGTGAACAAAGAACGCACACGCATGTCGTGGGCAGTGTTCGTTGTGCCGCCACAGGAGGCGACGATTGGGCCACTTCCAGAGCTTGTGGATGATCAAAACCCGCCCAAATATTCAACCAAGACCTACGCTGAGTATCGCTACCGAAAATTCAATAAGCTCCCACAGTGA
- the LOC133854368 gene encoding uncharacterized protein LOC133854368 yields MAYVERGVVKSKRSIWRLKTITDFFWAIVDFFGVFFATMFSMEKSDAYRKGSGASKKWDGGGPGGPGGGPYGGGPRGPPRGLDNVRGIDHSSLPACGSCCG; encoded by the exons ATGGCTTACGTTGAACGAG GTGTTGTGAAATCCAAGCGATCAATATGGCGGCTCAAGACTATCACAGATTTCTTCTGGGCTATTGTTGACTTCTTTGGCGTGTTTTTTGCAACTATGTTTTCG ATGGAGAAGTCGGATGCTTACAGAAAAGGATCTGGCGCTAGCAAGAAATGGGATGGTGGTGGGCCAGGAGGTCCTGGAGGGGGACCATATGGTGGCGGTCCTCGTGGGCCGCCTCGTGGACTAGACAATGTTCGTGGAATTGATCATA GTTCTTTACCTGCGTGCGGCTCTTGCTGCGGCTGA